The Paramixta manurensis region GCGGCAGTTTTTGCCTTTAATTTTTCCCTGCTGTAGCTGCTTCAATGCCCGACGCGCCACATCGTGACGAATGGCAACCCACGCATGGGTTGCCGTAATGGTTATTTTCCCTACCTGGTCGGCACTTAAACCGGCATCGCCGGTTAATGCGCCAAGAATATCGCCGGCGCGCATTTTCGCTTTACGCCCACCATCAATACACAGGGTACTCATTTCCGCCGGGAGAGGTTGCGGAGTCACCGCTTTTAACGCCGCAGTAGATTGCCAGTTAAGCGTCTGTTGCAGATAATCCTCCAGCGCATGCGCCCGTACCATTTCGTCGGCGGCGACCAAACTGACCGCATAGCCCTGCTCGCCCGCCCGCGCCGTGCGACCAATACGGTGAATATGAACTTCCGGGTCGAACGCCAGTTGATAATTCACGACCAGCGCCAGTGACTTAATATCCAGCCCGCGAGCGGCAACATCAGTCGCCACCAACACCCGGCAACTGCCGTTGGCGAAGCGGATCATCATTTCATCGCGGTCGCGTTGCTCCAGGTCGCCATGGAGCGCCAGTGCGCTGATCTGCTGCTCAGTAAGCGCCTGAACAATGTCATTACATTCGCGCCGGGTATTACAGAACACCACACACGAGACCGGTTGTTGCTGACTCAGAACGCCAATCAACAGTGATAACTTTTCACGCCCGGACACTTCATAGAAGCGCTGCTCAATCGCCGGTAACTCCGCCACATCATCGGTTTCAATGGTGAGCGGTTGGCGCTGAATTCGCTGGCTGATTTGCGCAATGCCCTGTGGCCAGGTGGCGGAAAATAGCAGCGTTTGGCGCTCAACTGGCGTATAGCTGATAATTGCGTCAATATCGTCGCGGAACCCCATCTCCAGCATACGATCCGCCTCATCCAATACCAGGCAACTTATCGCGCTGATCTTGAGCGTTTCACGCTTAAGATGATCGAGAACACGTCCCGGCGTTCCGACCACAATATGCGGCGCATGTTGCAGAGAATCGCGCTGCGCGCTCAGCGGTTGTCCGCCACACAGCGTCAATATTTTAATATTCTGCGTAAAGCGTGCCAGGCGGCGTAACTCTCCGGCCACCTGATCGGCCAGTTCACGGGTGGGACACAGCACCAATCCCTGCGTGGCATAGCGCGATACATCAATACGCTGCAATACACCGAGGCCAAACGCGGCGGTTTTACCGCTACCGGTTTTCGCCTGCGCCCGAACATCGCTTCCCTGCAAAATAGCGGGCAATGCGGCCGCCTGGATAGGCGTCATACTGTGATAGCCCATTTCTGCGAGGTTAGTTAGCTGGCTAGCGGGAAGTTGAGTCAGGGTAGAAAAAGCGGTCACGGTAGTCTCTCTGCGGCATTGAGGCGGCTTAATGGCCGCACAGTTTATCAGAAAAACCTTGGCGGTTTCGCTAAATAGGTTCTACCAATGCAAGGCGAAAATTTTTCCGCAGGGAATATCGCACCAAAACGGCTGGAATTCGGCGCCGTAATCCGTACCATACACGCCAATATTGCTCCTTTAGCTATGTGAGTCCCCAATGTCTGATCAAACAGAAAATAAGCGCGAACGCTACAACCTGAATAAGCT contains the following coding sequences:
- the dbpA gene encoding ATP-dependent RNA helicase DbpA; the encoded protein is MTAFSTLTQLPASQLTNLAEMGYHSMTPIQAAALPAILQGSDVRAQAKTGSGKTAAFGLGVLQRIDVSRYATQGLVLCPTRELADQVAGELRRLARFTQNIKILTLCGGQPLSAQRDSLQHAPHIVVGTPGRVLDHLKRETLKISAISCLVLDEADRMLEMGFRDDIDAIISYTPVERQTLLFSATWPQGIAQISQRIQRQPLTIETDDVAELPAIEQRFYEVSGREKLSLLIGVLSQQQPVSCVVFCNTRRECNDIVQALTEQQISALALHGDLEQRDRDEMMIRFANGSCRVLVATDVAARGLDIKSLALVVNYQLAFDPEVHIHRIGRTARAGEQGYAVSLVAADEMVRAHALEDYLQQTLNWQSTAALKAVTPQPLPAEMSTLCIDGGRKAKMRAGDILGALTGDAGLSADQVGKITITATHAWVAIRHDVARRALKQLQQGKIKGKNCRARLMS